Proteins encoded within one genomic window of Sphaerotilus montanus:
- a CDS encoding ABC transporter ATP-binding protein, producing the protein MATPPRGFLRFMWSCTAGVRPYILAMALLTAGTGAFEAYLFGVLGDLVDWLGRTPPQQLWAEQRGRLFGLAALVMGSTVLVLLQTMFKHQTLAGNFPMRLRWNFHRLMLGQSMSFYQDEFAGRVAAKVMQSALAVRDTAMITCDILVFVVIYFVTMTTLAGRLDLWLLWPFAVWLLLYALSVRYFVPRLSRIGQKQADARSLMTGRISDAYTNIATVKLFSHGRREAGFARSAMGEFLGTVHGQMRLVSGFEVVNHLLSMGLIVSTAGVALWLWMRGEVGVGALAASTAMALRLNGMSHWVMWEMTSLFEHIGTVQDGIGTLARPRTVVDRPDAPPLAVPHGEILFDDVTFSYDASGPHRPVIEGLQLRIRPGEKIGVVGRSGAGKSTLVNLLLRFYDVQSGRIVIDGQDIARVAQDSLREHIGMVTQDTSLLHRSVRDNILYGRPDAGDAAMVDAAARAEASEFIRTLSDPAGRQGFDAHVGERGVKLSGGQRQRIAIARVMLKDAPILLLDEATSALDSEVEAAIQASLYALMEGKTVVAIAHRLSTIAAMDRLIVLDQGRIVEQGDHQSLLAQGGLYARLWARQSGGFLGEEETECNGENSPL; encoded by the coding sequence ATGGCCACGCCACCCCGCGGATTCCTGCGCTTCATGTGGAGCTGCACCGCTGGCGTGCGCCCCTACATCCTGGCCATGGCACTGCTGACCGCGGGCACGGGTGCCTTCGAGGCCTACCTGTTCGGGGTGCTCGGCGATCTGGTCGACTGGCTGGGCCGCACGCCGCCGCAGCAGCTCTGGGCCGAACAGCGGGGCCGCCTGTTCGGGCTGGCCGCCCTGGTGATGGGCAGCACCGTGCTGGTGCTGCTGCAGACCATGTTCAAGCACCAGACGCTGGCGGGCAACTTCCCGATGCGCCTGCGCTGGAACTTCCACCGGCTGATGCTCGGCCAGAGCATGTCCTTCTACCAGGACGAGTTCGCCGGCCGGGTGGCGGCGAAGGTGATGCAGTCGGCGCTGGCGGTGCGCGACACCGCCATGATCACCTGCGACATCCTGGTCTTCGTGGTCATCTACTTCGTCACCATGACCACGCTGGCCGGGCGGCTCGACCTCTGGTTGCTGTGGCCGTTCGCGGTCTGGCTGCTGCTGTATGCGCTGTCGGTGCGCTACTTCGTTCCGCGCCTGTCCCGCATCGGGCAGAAGCAGGCGGACGCGCGTTCGCTGATGACCGGGCGCATCTCGGACGCCTACACCAACATCGCCACCGTCAAGCTGTTCTCGCATGGGCGGCGCGAAGCCGGCTTTGCCCGCAGCGCGATGGGCGAATTCCTGGGCACGGTGCACGGGCAGATGCGCCTGGTCAGCGGCTTCGAGGTGGTCAACCACCTGCTGAGCATGGGCCTGATCGTGTCGACCGCGGGTGTGGCGCTGTGGCTGTGGATGCGCGGCGAGGTCGGCGTGGGGGCACTCGCGGCGTCCACCGCGATGGCGCTGCGCCTGAACGGCATGTCGCACTGGGTGATGTGGGAGATGACCTCGCTGTTCGAGCACATCGGCACCGTGCAGGATGGCATCGGCACGCTCGCGCGTCCGCGCACCGTGGTCGACCGGCCGGATGCGCCGCCGCTGGCGGTGCCGCATGGCGAGATCCTGTTCGATGACGTCACCTTCTCCTACGACGCCTCCGGCCCGCACCGCCCGGTGATCGAGGGGCTGCAGCTGCGCATCCGCCCGGGCGAGAAGATCGGCGTGGTCGGCCGCTCCGGCGCCGGCAAGTCGACCCTCGTCAACCTGCTGCTGCGCTTCTACGACGTGCAGTCGGGGCGCATCGTGATCGACGGCCAGGACATCGCCCGCGTTGCGCAGGACAGCCTGCGCGAGCACATCGGCATGGTCACGCAGGACACCTCGCTGCTGCACCGCTCGGTGCGCGACAACATTCTCTATGGCCGTCCCGATGCCGGAGACGCTGCCATGGTCGATGCCGCCGCCCGGGCCGAGGCCAGCGAGTTCATCCGCACGCTGAGCGACCCTGCCGGTCGCCAGGGCTTCGACGCGCATGTCGGCGAACGCGGGGTGAAGCTCTCGGGCGGGCAGCGCCAGCGCATCGCCATTGCCCGGGTGATGCTCAAGGACGCGCCCATCCTGCTGCTCGACGAGGCGACGAGTGCCCTGGATTCCGAGGTCGAGGCGGCCATCCAGGCCAGCCTGTACGCCCTGATGGAGGGCAAGACCGTGGTGGCGATTGCCCACCGCCTGTCCACCATCGCCGCGATGGACCGGCTCATCGTGCTCGACCAGGGCCGCATCGTGGAGCAGGGCGACCACCAGAGCCTGCTGGCGCAGGGGGGGCTGTATGCGCGGCTCTGGGCGCGGCAGAGCGGCGGGTTTCTGGGTGAAGAGGAAACTGAATGTAACGGTGAAAATTCACCGCTTTGA